In Rosa chinensis cultivar Old Blush chromosome 1, RchiOBHm-V2, whole genome shotgun sequence, a genomic segment contains:
- the LOC112186931 gene encoding rho GTPase-activating protein gacII: MGWGGRASKRGGGDGGGGERDTTTSGCMCALFQLFDFHQLQFPNLHHQQHSLRPEDLSLPKGVEAPRNSLDSSEEGTSLSSITKEEESLNSPILKIQQIKTSGGTVSDSSSCSPGTKTPSLVARLMGLDLLPESHSPSSTSSLTPNPRSISKPHLNLHPLRPSRQPLQNTKDFKAAGTRSLPETPRISSGRRSDVDHHHRLSLQINKENIAVGEELEFSRLSSFKRKELLKSIIGDHESGRSPSHYARQIVKQVKETVSRKMGLVDVTNTTRNDRDLLNHQLKLKKATQDANPGKPSTPSSCSPRLRLSEAKTIKPRTTNTIATTTSTTCKDQIQVLPPKPNNVKVQAKPKPQPLQEQKPPQAISIQKSRRIVDDGFSPAKLKKQEEAFVRPSTAPTRAQQQCKKTQLISNNLLNLNNVPTLLPIKKDPSPPATKLPQKQLSSSTSQQLQSQYKQDQASSSSLVLAARGKNYDVVPNGLAAARTTGGAGVVVGISADVLQYVTRILCRTGIDKDTQVSFTNWFSPSHPLDPSIFYHLEDSFTAFTTTHPSQLGLRCNRKLVFHVVDEILVEILRPYLNLKPWVSSTSATKFGYKGSKLIDIVCYKIQSFPGADCRVLEDIDELIDEDLPDSKVQSVMALAFEEEGEGVMREMEEDILDTLVHETAMCLWF, translated from the exons ATGGGTTGGGGTGGAAGAGCCTCGaagagaggtggtggagatggtggaGGAGGGGAGAGAGACACCACCACTTCTGGTTGCATGTGTGCTCTTTTTCAGCTCTTCGATTTCCATCAACTTCAGTTCCCTAATTTACACCACCAACAACACTCTCTACGCCCAGaagatctctctctccccaaag GTGTTGAAGCACCAAGGAATAGCTTGGATTCATCTGAGGAAGGGACTTCATTGTCATCTatcacaaaagaagaagaaagtttaaACAGTCCT ATTCTGAAAATCCAACAAATCAAAACAAGTGGAGGCACAGTATCAGATAGCAGCAGCTGCTCACCAGGAACAAAGACTCCAAGTCTAGTAGCAAGATTAATGGGTCTTGACCTTCTTCCTGAATCTCACTCGCCCTCTTCTACTTCATCATTAACACCAAATCCTCGTTCCATTTCAAAGCCACATTTGAATCTACACCCTCTTCGGCCTTCTCGCCAACCCCTCCAAAACACCAAAGACTTCAAAGCAGCAGGTACTCGCTCGTTACCGGAGACTCCTAGAATATCATCTGGCAGAAGATCGGACGTTGATCACCACCACCGCCTTTCGCTTCAGATCAACAAAGAGAACATAGCCGTTGGCGAGGAGTTGGAGTTTTCTAGGCTGTCGTCTTTTAAAAGGAAGGAGCTGCTCAAGAGTATTATTGGAGACCATGAGAGTGGGAGGAGCCCGAGTCACTATGCTAGGCAAATCGTCAAACAGGTCAAGGAGACTGTGAGCAGGAAAATGGGATTGGTCGACGTCACAAACACCACAAGAAATGATCGAGACCTCCTCAATCACCAGCTCAAATTGAAAAAAGCTACGCAAGACGCAAATCCCGGAAAACCATCAACACCTTCTTCTTGCTCCCCAAGGCTCAGATTGTCGGAGGCCAAGACCATCAAACCACGCACCACCAATACTATAGCAACAACAACATCAACAACTTGCAAGGACCAAATTCAAGTTCTACCTCCAAAACCAAACAATGTCAAGGTTCAAGCCAAGCCAAAGCCTCAACCACTGCAAGAACAGAAGCCGCCTCAGGCCATATCAATTCAGAAGAGCCGAAGAATTGTTGACGACGGGTTTAGTCCAGCTAAAttgaagaagcaagaagaagccTTCGTTCGTCCATCAACGGCTCCCACAAGAGCTCAGCAGCAATGCAAGAAAACCCAACTCATCTCGAACAATCTTCTCAATCTCAACAATGTGCCTACTCTTCTTCCGATCAAGAAAGACCCTTCACCGCCGGCGACCAAACTCCCACAAAAACAG TTATCTAGTTCCACGAGCCAGCAGCTGCAGAGTCAGTACAAACAAGATCAAGCCTCCTCCTCGAGCCTTGTGCTCGCTGCCCGAGGCAAAAACTACGACGTAGTACCAAACGGTCTCGCCGCCGCCAGAACCACCGGTGGCGCTGGTGTTGTTGTTGGAATATCAGCAGATGTGCTCCAGTACGTCACGAGAATATTATGCCGTACTGGCATAGATAAAGACACACAAGTTTCGTTCACCAACTGGTTCTCTCCGTCCCACCCACTTGACCCCTCCATTTTTTACCACCTCGAAGACTCTTTCACCGCTTTTACCACAACTCACCCTAGCCAGCTCGGCCTTAGGTGCAACCGGAAGCTAGTGTTTCATGTGGTAGACGAAATTCTTGTCGAAATTTTGAGACCCTATCTCAACCTCAAGCCATGGGTCAGCTCAACTAGTGCTACAAAATTTGGTTACAAGGGATCGAAGTTGATCGACATTGTGTGCTACAAAATCCAGAGCTTTCCGGGCGCCGATTGCCGTGTTCTAGAGGAcatcgacgagttgatcgaCGAGGACTTGCCGGATTCGAAGGTGCAAAGTGTAATGGCTTTggcttttgaagaagaaggagaggggGTGATGAGGGAGATGGAGGAGGACATATTGGACACTCTAGTGCACGAAACGGCTATGTGCCTATGGTTTTGA
- the LOC112169392 gene encoding MADS-box protein AGL42, whose translation MVRGKIEVKRIENATSRQVAFSKRRNGLLKKAFELSVLCDAEVAVIVFSQKNRLYEFSSSDMQKTIKKYQKHAKGALTNTTEVEQYMQQLKHESADMAKKIETLEASQRFMTYFDLHLMRLLGHDLDPCSAQEVNQMSSQLERSLRKVRERKDQLLTEQIERLKAKERFLLEENAKLHTQCGARPCQKPLVQEKGVGAASYNWMNSSQSSSSQTINNSDQVETRLFIGPPVMRCE comes from the exons ATGGTGAGAGGGAAGATTGAGGTGAAAAGAATCGAAAATGCGACAAGCAGGCAGGTAGCCTTTTCGAAACGTCGAAACGGGCTGTTGAAGAAGGCTTTTGAGCTTTCGGTTCTTTGCGATGCCGAAGTTGCAGTCATCGTCTTTTCTCAGAAAAACAGGCTCTATGAGTTTTCTAGCTCCGA CATGCAAAAGACTATaaaaaaataccaaaaacaTGCAAAAGGTGCGCTAACCAACACTACTGAAGTGGAACAGTATATGCAG CAATTGAAGCATGAATCAGCTGACATGGCCAAGAAGATTGAGACCCTAGAAGCTTCTCAACGGTTTATGACTTACTTTGATCTTCATCTCAT GAGGCTTTTGGGACATGACTTGGATCCTTGCTCTGCTCAAGAAGTCAATCAGATGAGTAGCCAGCTCGAGCGAAGCTTGCGCAAAGTACGAGAGAGAAAG GATCAGCTATTAACGGAGCAGATAGAACGACTAAAAGCAAAG GAGAGGTTCCTCTTAGAAGAGAATGCAAAACTACACACACAG TGTGGTGCAAGGCCTTGTCAGAAACCTTTAGTTCAAGAAAAAGGAGTTGGGGCAGCAAGTTATAACTGGATGAATAGTAGTCAAAGTAGCAGCAGCCAAACAATTAATAATTCAGATCAGGTAGAGACTAGATTGTTCATCGGACCGCCAGTGATGCGCTGTGAATAA